Genomic window (Staphylococcus debuckii):
TCTATACATTTCTGTATCGAATTTACTTACTTTAGTATTGAAGATTTCTTCAAACTTAGTTTGAGTAAGCTGGTTTTGCTTGATGCCTACGCCCAATGCTGTTTTACCTTCCATCAGCAGTTCTACTGCATGGCCGCCCAATCTTGAAGACAATACTCTGTCTTGTCCAGTAGGGCTGCCGCCACGTTGCATGTGTCCTAGAACTGAAACACGTGCATCTACATGAATATATTTTGCTAATTCATCAGCACATTCTTGTCCGCTCATCACTCCTTCTGCCACGATGACAATAGAGTGTTTCTTACCGCGTTTGATACCCGTTTCAATTTTTTCAGCCACATCTTTAATATCTGTTTTTTCTTCAGGAACGATAATTGTTTCTGCTCCTACAGCTAAACCAGCCCAAAGTGCAAGATCACCACAATCTCTACCCATTACTTCAACAATAAAAGTACGAGCATGGCTTGATGCCGTATCTCTGATTTTATCGACAGATTCAATAATTGTATTCAATGCTGAATCAAAACCGATTGTAAAATCAGTGCCTGGTATGTCGTTGTCAATTGTACCCGGTATACCGATAGTTTGAATTTCAGGACACTCTTCGCTAATGCGTTGGGCTCCTCGATAACTACCGTCACCACCGATAACAACAAGACCGTCTATACCTCGTGACCGTAAATTCTTAATTGCACGTGCACGTACCTCTTTGTCCTTGAATTCAGGGCAACGTGCTGAGAATAAGAAAGTACCGCCTCTTTGGATAATATCTCCGACAGATCCTAATTCAAGTTTCTTAAGATCATCATTGATTAATCCAAGATAGCCTTGATACACACCATAAACTTCAATCCCATTATAAATGGCAGTACGCACAACTGCTCGAACAGCAGCATTCATTCCCGGTGCGTCTCCGCCACTTGTTAAAACTGCAATTTTTTTCATGACGACTGACCTTCCTAACTTGTATGATTTACATTAAAAATACCATAAAAATAGTGGCTTATCCATAGAAATACAATGCATTCTATAATGTAAACGTTTTATATTTATGATTTCAAAATATAGCCATAATCTTTATTATATTTTTGCGTAAAACTATAGATAATAATAGTTTATTTTATAAAAAACATCAGATTCATTGTTTATCATTAGTATCAAACTGCAGACTATTAATTCAAATAAAAAAGAGACACTACACATCTTCTAAAATAACGTGTAGAATCTCTTTACCCTTATTATTCTTTAAATTCACCAATTTGGCGGAATTTTTCAAAACGGTCATCTGCTAATGCTTGACCAGATAAGTCTTTAAGTTCTGCTAATTGCTTAGTGAAAGCGCTTTTAATTTTTTCAGCTTGCGTAGCAATGTCTTTGTGCGCTCCACCTAAAGGTTCTTGAACAACCTCATCAATAATTTGTAATTCTTTCAAATCAGGTGCAGTAATTTTCATTGTTTCGGCAGCAATTTTAGAAAGATTGCTATCTTTCCATAGAAGTGCGGCTGCTCCTTCTGGAGAAATCACAGAATATGTACTGTTTTCCAGCATCAATACACGGTTAGCAATACCAATACCTAAAGCACCGCCGCTACCGCCTTCACCTATTACAATTGTAATAACCGGCACTTGCAAACTTGCCATTTCAATCAAGTTTCGTGCGATAGATTCACTTTGACCTCTTTCTTCAGCCGCTTTACCAGGGTAAGCCCCCTTAGTATCTATAAAAGTAAAAATAGGACGGCCGAATTTCTCAGCTTGTTTCATTAATCTCAAAGCTTTGCGATAACCTTCCGGATGAGCCATTCCGAAATTACGATAGATATTATCTTTAGTATCTTTACCACGTTGTTGACCGACTACAGTAACTGGTTGACCATTTAAATAGCCGATGCCGCCAATCATTGCAGGATCATCACGATAATTTCTGTCCCCATGCAACTCCATAAATTCATCAAAGATATATGGAATATAATCTAAAGTTGTTGGTCTTTCTTGCAATCTTGCTAATTGAACACGATCCCAAGGTTTTAAATGCATGTAAATTTTTTCAGTTTCTCTTTCTAAAGACGCTTCAAGCATATCGATTTCATCTTGTAAATCAACATCATTTTTCTCTTGAGATTCTTTCAAAGCATCTATTTTATTTTTAATATCAAATAATGGCTTTTCAAAATCAAGCATCTTTGTTCACCTCTTGTCCCTCATGCATTTTCAGAATTGATTCTAAAGTACTGCGCATTTCTTTACGGTGTACCACTTTATCTAATTGGCCGTGTTCTAACAAGAATTCAGCAGTTTGGAAATCATCCGGCAGTTTTTCATTGATTGTTTGTTCAATCACTCGGCGACCTGCAAATCCAATTAAAGCTTTAGGCTCTGATAAATTGATATCTCCAACTGAAGCGAAACTTGCAGATACACCACCTGTAGTCGGATTTGTAATGTATGAAATATATAATAAACCAGCATCAGAATGACGTTTCAAGGATACACTGGTTTTCCCCATTTGCATCAATGAGATAATCCCTTCTTGCATTCTGGCACCACCACTTGCTGAGAATAAAATAAATGGTAAGCGATGCTCTGTACAATAATCTATAATACGACATATTTTTTCACCTACTACAGAACCCATGCTTCCCATTCTGAAACGGGCATCCATCACTGCTACCCCATATGGGATGCCTCCAAGTTCTGCAGTACCTGTTACGACTGCTTCATCCAATCCTGTTTTTTCCTGATCTTTTTTTATTTTTTCTTCATATCCAGGAAAATCTAAAGGATTTGCAGAAGTCATACCTTTATCAAACTCTTTAAAAGTACCTTCATCTGAAATAGCCTCAATACGTTTATATGCAGTTAATGACAAGTGATGGTCACAATTGAAACATACATTGAGATTTTCAGAAAGTTCTTTAGTATACATGATTTTTTTACATTTCGGACATTTTGTCATGATACCTGTTGGAACATCGTTCTGTTTCGAATCTTGAACAGTAACATATTTTTTCTTTTTACTGCCACGATTAAAAAAATCTTTAAACATTGGTCAACCTCCACATCACTATTATGCCGCTTCAAACCGCATAACAGCTCTTTGAAAAATAAATTTCTAATTAAATATCAGTTAATCTCATCGTTTTATTGTATATTTCATCTGGATCAACTTCAACCCTAGACACTCCAGACTCCATTGCTGCACGTGCTACATTGCGTGCAACTGATGGTGCAACACGTCTGTCAAATGGCGCTGGAATACAATAATCTGGTGATAATTCATCAGGCTGAATTAAATCTGCAATTGCTGAAACCGCTGCTTGTTTCATTTTTTCATTGATATGCGTCGCTTCCACATCTAATGACCCTCTGAAAATACCTGGAAAAGCTAAAACGTTATTAATTTGGTTAGGGTAATCAGAACGTCCTGTACCCACTACTTTAGCCCCTGCTGCTTTAGCATCATCCGGTAGAATTTCAGGATTCGGATTCGCCATTGCAAAAATAATACTGTCTTCATTCATTGATTTTACCATATCTTTGGAAAGCGCGTTTGCTACAGATACACCGATAAACACATCTGCTCCCTGAATGACATCAGAAAGTTTGCCCTCTTGTTTATCTTTATTCGTCCATTCAGCCACAAAATCTTTAGTTGGATTCATGCCATAAGAACGTCCTTCATAAATAGCACCCTTAGAGTCGCACATAATCATATTTCTCACGCCATAAGAGTATAAGAGTTTAACTATAGCGATACCTGCTGCTCCTGCCCCGTTTAGGACTACTTTAATATCTGATAGAGATTTGTCTGTAACTCTTAATGCATTGATTAAACCTGCCATAGTTACAATAGCTGTACCATGTTGATCATCATGAAAGACTGGAATTTTCGTTTCTTTTTTCAAGCGATTTTCAATTTCAAAACAACGTGGTGCTGAAATATCTTCTAAATTGATACCGCCATAATTAGGTTGGAGATATTTGACTGTTTTAATAATTTCTTCTGTGTCAGTAGTATCTAAGGCAATCGGCACGCCATTGATACCCGCAAAGCTTTTAAATAATACAGATTTACCTTCCATAACAGGAATACTTGCTTCTGCTCCGATATTACCAAGTCCTAATACTGCAGTACCATCAGTTACTACTGCAACTGTATTGCCTTTAGCAGTGTAATCAAAGACTTTACGCGGATCTTCATAGATTTCTTTACAGGGCTCTGCGACACCTGGAGAATAAGCTAAACTCAATTCTTCTTTGTTCGTAACTTTAACTTTCGGGGTAACTTCTAGTTTCCCTTGATGCTTTTTGTGCATTTCAAGTGCTTCATCTCTTAATGACAAGTCAATCGCTCCTTTTTCAACATTTATGTGATTTGAATGAATCCATTCATTTTAGTCTTAATAATAATATATGATTCAATATAAAAACTGTGTTTATACCTTTATATCATACATTTTTTTGAATTAATTTCAAAATATAGACGATTATAACACATCAACTACTCTTTCAATGAGTGCTTTCTAATTACTTGAGGTACCATCGTTAATATTTTATAAAAAACGGGCTTAAGACAAATTAATGTCCTAGCCCGTCGTTAAATAATTCTAATGTTTTCAGGAGGAATAGTGGCCATAAAGTCCTCAAGTGCTTGAATATCTCGCTCTATATAGCCTATTTTCTCCATTTGGTTGTTTTTTGTGTGATAAAGATTAACCGGGATAGAATTGTTACTTGCCTCATCATCTGAAGCTAAATTCAATTCTTCCTCAGCGATATTACGCAAAACCAGCATTTTAGCATGTTGAAATTTTTGTTTTTCATAATGATCTAACGTATCAAGATGATTAATAATTAACTGCATTTGGTTCTGTCGCTTTTCAAATTTACCGCTCCCAATGAACATTTTGCTTTCTTCTAATATATCTTCTATTTGTTTAAAAACATTAGGGAAAATGACTCCGTCTAATGTATTGGTGCCATCATTTAAAGTTACGAATGCCATAGGTTGACCATTTTTAGTACGGATTCTATTAATTTTATCTATTTGTACTAAAATCGGCTGATTATTTTGAGCATTAGAAAGCTTATAAATCCCTAATAATTGCTTGTTCTTAAACATTTTTTCTACTGGGTGTTTAGAGATATAAAATCCAAGATGCTCTTTTTCAAAATCACTGAGCACCTGATCTGGCAATTCTTCTTTTTCTTCATAACTTTCTTTAGGCGTTACAAATTCAAATAACAATTCATCTTGTTCAACATTGCTAGCACCATCTAAGACTTGGTCTAAGGTTGATAAAAGGGTTGCACGATTTTCTTTGAAGTGGTCAAACGCACCTACTAGTATGAGTGCTTCAAGCAGTTTACGTGTCTTCACTCTATTTGGTAATCTTCTAGTTAAGTCAAAGAAATCTTTATATTTTCCACGTGCATAACGTTCATCTACAATGGCCTTCACGCTTTGAAAACCCACTCCCTTTACGGCGCCCAATGATAAGTATATTCCTTCTGATGTTGCTTTATAGTACCAGTGGCTTTCATTAATATCCGGTGGTAATATTTTTAAGTCCATAGATTTAGCTTCTGTTATCATTAACTCAGTCTTTTTCTCGTTGCCGATAGAATTCGTAAGGATATTAGCATAGAAATAATTAGGATAATGCACCTTTAAATAAGCCATAATATAAGCGACTTTAGAATAACTTACAGCATGTGCTCTTGGAAAACCGTAATCGGCAAATTTCAGTATTAAATCAAAGATTTGCTTGCTCAGTTGCTCTGAATATCCATTTTGATTGGCACCTTCAACAAAATGTTGTCTTTCACTTTCTAAGACTGCTCTGTTCTTCTTACTCATGGCACGTCTCAATATGTCCGCTTCGCCATAGCTGAACCCAGCGAACTTACTGGCAATTTGCATAATCTGTTCTTGATAAATAATGACACCGTAAGTATTTTTCAGAATGGGTTCCAAATCAGGATGCAAATACTGCACTTTCGAAGGATCATGGCGACGCGCAATGTAAGTCGGAATTTCTTCCATTGGACCAGGTCGATAAAGTGAAGTCATCGCCACAATATCTTCAAAGTGCTGTGGCTGCAATCTCTTCAAAGCCTGTCTTACACCATCTGATTCTAATTGGAACAATCCCGTAGTATCGCCGCGAGAAAGCATTTCAAACACTTGGTTGTCATCAAAAGGGATCGCTTCAGTATCAATAGACACGTTTAAATCTTTCTTAACTTGATCAATAATTTGATGAATGATAGAAAGGTTTCTTAATCCTAAAAAGTCAATTTTCAATAAGCCTAACTTCTCATCTTCAGTCATCGTCCACTGAGTCAGCAGTCCAGTATCCCCCATTAATAAAGGGACATGCTCATATAAAGGACGATCATTGATAATGATACCCGCAGCATGTGTTGAAGTATGGCGTGGTAAACCTTCTAATTTCTTACTTAATTCAAACCATTTTTCATGACGATGGTTACGATGTACAAATGCCTTAAAATCTTCATTTTGATATGCTTCGTTCAAGGTAATACCTAATTTAGAAGGAATTAATTTAGAAATTTCACTTAAAGTTTTTTCTTCGAAACCCATAATTCTACCAACATCTCTAGCTACAGCCTTTGCGAGCAAATGACCGAAAGTTACAATACCTGAAACGTGATATTCACCATATTTTTCTTGAACATATTGAATGACCTTTTCTCGACGCGTATCTTCAAAATCAATATCAATATCTGGCATTGTGACACGTTCTGGATTTAAAAAACGCTCAAAAAGCAGGTTATAGTGCAATGGATCAATCGTTGTAATGTTCAACAAGTAACTCACTAATGAACCTGCAGACGAACCCCGTCCTGGACCGACCATTACATTATGTGTTTTAGCGTAATGTATTAAGTCACTTACGATTAGAAAGTAATCTTCGTACCCCATCTTAGTGATAATATCGAATTCATATTCTAATCGTTCACGGTAAGCAGGTTGATCTAAATCCATTTCTTGTAAAGATTGTTCCAACAGACGCCATAAATATGTTTTAGAAGAAACATTGTCTGGTATTGAATATTGAGGGAGAAGCGGCTGGTGATAGCTTATTTCAGCAGTACAAATATCTGCCAGCGATTCAGTGTTTTCTATAATATCTGCAGAAAGTCCTAAATCTTGTACTTCGCTTTGAGAGTAAAAATGCGCATGTTCATCATTCTCTGGATGAACTAAATCTATCGTTTGATTATCTTTAATCGCTTTCAAAGCACTTACAGTATCCGCATCGTCCGGATTCAAATATCTGGCTTCTTGCATGTAAACTCGGTTTAAATCCAGTCTCTCAGCTGCTCCGCTACTTTGATGGTCTACATAGACATCTTGATACTCAACGAAATTTTGTACCAGATTTAATTGTTCAGAAGTGACATTCTTAAAAATAAGCGCTAAATCTTCTTGATAGCGTTTCAGCCATTCTAACGGTGTAACTTGCTTTTCCTGCACTTTGATAGCGGATGATAATTGATACAGTGATTTTAAACCTGTTTCATTTTTAGCTAGCAAAACTGTTTCTACTTCTGTCAAACCATCACTTAAATAAATGGTCATACCGAAGATTGGCTTAATCCCTGCCTTAATACTTTCATCATAAAATTGAGGAACAGCATGCAGTACGTTTGTATCTGTAATGGCTAAAGCTTCGTATCCTTCTTGTGCAGCCTTTTGGATAATATCCGAAACTTTCAAACTTGAATTCAACAAGTCATAAGCGGTATGAATATTCAGATGTGCTTTCACTGCAAACAGTCCCCCTTTTTTATTGGTTGTCTAGCGCTCTTTGATTCAATTCTGCGACAAGTTTATCAAACGCTTGCCAATTGTCTACAGAGACTCCTGATGCGTTCGGATGGCCGCCTCCGCCGAATTGTTGAGCAATATCATTGATAACAATACCTTTTGAGCGTAATCTGCAACGAATCTCTGTACCTTCATCTACTGCAAATACCCATATTTTCAAGCCTCGCAAATCAGAAATAGTATTCACAAATTGAGAAGCTTCATTAGGCACTAAGCCATATTGATCTAAGACATCTTTAGTAATTTGAACTTTGGCAAATCCATTCTCGTTGAGATCAAAATTTTGTAAAACATAACCTTGGAAAGGAGCCAATTTAGGATCTTTTTCAGCCATTTTGTTTAACTCTGCACTGTGGTCAAATGGATATTTCAGTAATTGCGCTGCAACTTGCATAGTATGCGGCGTGGTATTATTAAAGAAGAAACGTCCTGTGTCTCCTACAATTCCTAAATACAATAAGCGTGCAGTGTTTTCATCAATAATTGATGTGTCATTAAAATGTGTAATCATATCAAAGATAATTTCACTAGTAGATGAAGCCTCAGTATTTACATAATTGATTTCTCCGTATTGATCTACTGGAGGATGATGATCAATTTTTATTAACGCTTGGCCTTTATCATAACGTTGATCGTCAATTCTAGGAGCGTTAGCTGTATCACAGACAACCACTAATGCTCCTTTATAGTCATCATCTTTCACTGCATCAAATGTTCCCATAAAATCTAGTGAAGGTTCACTTTCTCCTACTGCAAAAATATTTTTATCTGGAAATTTCAATTGCAGATAAGATTTCAAACCTAATTGTGAACCGTATGCATCCGGATCTGGACGCACATGTCGATGAATAATAATTGTGTCGTATTGAGAAATTTTATCCATTATTTCATTAAAGTTATTCATTTTTCTTTTCATTCTCCTTTTCTAACTTTCAAGCATCTGACAGATTGTTAATGCTTTAGCTACAGGTGTTTGCCCGTTCATCATACTGACTTCTATTTTAGCAAAGTGTCTGCCTATATCTAACATGTTGTATTGTATTTCTAATTCTGTTTCTATAGAAACTGTTTTCAAATACATAATACTTAAGCTTTCTATCATGACTTCTTGCTTCTTAAGCTGTCGCATCTTATAACGAATAGTTTCTTCGATAATCGCTACGAAGGCCCCTTTACTTAAAGTGCCGTATTGACTAGTTAATTGAGGCGCTACATCTACAGTAATACTATCTTTATTAATTGAAATATATTTTGCGACCTGATCATTGATCGTTTCACCGACTTGAGGTTGTCTGCCAATAAGCTGCATGGCGCGCAAGACGTCTTCTCGAGATACTACGCCTAACAGCTTTTTGTTAATAGTTGTAACAGGCAATAATTCAATCCCTTCCCAAATCATCATATGTGCACAGCTCGCGACTGTAGTAGAGTTCTGTACATTCAACACTGGTTTAGTCATAACACGTTGTATACTTTCATCTGAATCTTTAGCAATAATATCTTTACTGGTAACGATACCGACTAATTTCCAGTCTTTATCTACAACAGGAAATCTGGAATGTCCGGTTTTTTGAGATTGTTGTTTTAAATCTGATACCAGCATATCTTCTTTAGCAACTGTCTCTTCTGTTACCGGTTTAACGATATCTTCAACAATTAAAATCTCTTTACGTATAATTTGATTATACATTGCTCTGTTAATCATATTGGCCACTAAATAAGAATCGTAATTTGAAGATAGAATCGGTAAATTATGCTCGTCAGCATATTTCTTGATTTCAGGCGTCGTATTAAAGCCGCCTGTGATAAGGACTGCACTACCGTGTTTTAAAGCTTCTAATTGTACATCTGTTCGATTTCCTACTATCAATAAAGTATGCTTCGTTAAGTATTTCACCACGTTTTCTAATTTCATGGCTGCAATCGCAAACTTAGTCAACGTATTATGCAAACCGTCTCTGCCTGCTAATACTTGTCCATCAATAATTTTCACAATTTCACCGAACGTCAGATGTTCAATTTGTTCGCGACTCTTTTTTTCAATTCTAACTGTTCCTACTCTATCGATTGTTGCGACTAGTCCTAATTGCTCAGCATCTTTGATTGCGCGATAAGCTGTGCCTTCAGAGACTTCTAAATCTTTGGCTATTTTTCGTACAGAGATTTTCTTACCTACTGCTAAAGATTCAATATGCGCAAGAATTTGTTCATGTTTTGTCATCTAACTTCCCTCATTCTCTGCTTTCTCTTATTCTTTATTATAACTTGCTTTACTCGAAAAATCGAAACAATATCACAAGTGATTTTAACATTTAGTTACTGCGTTCTCTAATATAAGAATTTAATTTACCTAGAAATAGGTTATTAATTATTAGAAGATAAATTTAATTGGAAAAATTGTTACATCTTTATTAGAATAAGAAGTAAGGAGGGGTTGAGATGTATAAAAACATTTTACTCGGTGTTGATACGGATTTGGAAAATAAAAAAGCACTAAAAAATGTCCAAAAATTATCTGGTGAAGGCACAATAGTTACAATTTTAAATGCAATTTCAGAACAAGATGCTCAAGCATCTATCAAAGGCGGTACTCACTTAAATGAATTAACTGCCGAACGCAGCAAAGATTTACAGCCGACTCGTGATATTTTAGATGAATATGGCATTGATTATGATGAAATTATTGTTCGCGGCAACCCTAAAGATGAACTCGTGAAATTTGCGAATAGTGGCGACTATGATATTTTAGTTGTCAGCAACCGCAAAGCACAAGAGAAAAAGAAATTTGTATTAGGCAGTGTCAGCCATAAGGTCGCTAAGCGTGCTTCCATTCCTGTATTAATCGTGAAATAGTAAAAAAGCTTGTACAGAATTTTGCTGTACAAGCTTTTTTGATAAATTTAGAAATTTAATCAAATTTCACTTCTTCACCTGGTTTTAAAATTTGAACTTCACCTTTATTAACTAACTTTTTAAATTCCTCAGGATCTTGTTCAATGTAAGGGAAAGTATTGTAATGAATTGGAACCGTAATTTTAGGCTGAATAAATTCATTAATAGCATAGCTTGCATCATCAATTCCCATTGTGAAATTGTCACCGATTGGTACGAAGCATACATCGACTGGGTGACGATCAGCAATCAATTTCATATCACTGAATAATCCAGTATCGCCACAATGATAAATTGTTTTGCCATCAATTTCTAAAATAAGTCCTGTTGACGCACCTAAATAAGCAGGAATACCATCTTCATTCGTTAAACTAGAACTATGGAAGGCTTGTACATATTTCACTGAGCCGAATTCAAATTCCCATTTACCGCCGATATTCATTGGATGTACATTTTCCACACCTTGTGAGGTAGAAAGATAATCGGCAACTTCAGCGAGCCCTACTACCGTCGCATTATTTTTCTTCGCAATGTCAACTGTGTCTCCGAAGTGATCGCCGTGGCCATGCGTTAGTACAATATAATCAACTTCTACGTCTTCTGGGTTTAAATCAGATAACTCATTACCACTAATAAATGGATCTACAATAACTTTCTTACCGTTTGCTTCAAAATAAATTGTTGATTGTCCATGAAATGATAGTTTCATTCATTAATCCCCCTATGTTCATTTTGTTATTTATAGTATAACATCTTCCCTCTTTTCCTTAAAAACAATCCCGCACCTTTTGAATTATACTGAAATGTAGACTAAACTATAATTAATTATGAAAATGGAGGTTGAAGGATTGTGAAGATTGATGAAATTGTAAAGGAAATTCGTAATCAAGATGCGGATGCTGCTTGGATTACCACACCATTGAACGTATTTTATTTTTCAGGATACTTAAGTGAACCGCATGAACGCTTATTAGCTTTATTAATTACTGCGGAAGGTGAACAAGTCTTATTCGTACCGAAATTAGAAGTAGAAGAAGTTAAAGCTTCTCCATTTAAAGGTAAAATCGTCGGCAATGCTGACGGTGAAGATCCATTCAAATTAGTCAATTATCATTTCGACAAACTACTTGTTGAAAATGAACACTTAACATTAAAACGTCAAAAAGAATTAATCGATGGTTTCGGTGTAGAAACATTCGGCGATATTGACGGAGCTATTAAAGCACTTAGAAATGTGAAAACTCCGGAAGAAATAGACAAAATTAAAAAAGCAGCTGAACTTGCTGACAAATGTATTGAAATCGGGGTGGATTTCTTAAAAGAAGGTGTCACTGAAAAACAAGTTGTCCGTCATATTGAATATGAAATCCAAACTAAATACGGCGTAGATCAAATGAGCTTCGATACTATGGTGTTATTTGGCGATCACGCAGCATCACCTCATGGTATCCCAGGCGAACGTACGCTTAAAAACGATGAATATGTATTGTTTGATTTAGGCGTGGTTTATGAACAATATTGCAGTGACATGACGCGTACAGTTGCTTTCGGCACACCTGATAAAAAAGCCAAAGAAGTATATGATATTGTACTTAAAGCTGAAAAAGAAGCTATCAACATGATTAAACCTGGTGTTGTCATTGGTGATGTAGATAGAAAAGCGCGTGGTATTATTGAAGAAGCGGGCTATGGCGAATATTTCTTACACCGCTTAGGTCATGGATTAGGATTAGAAGAACATGAATATCAAGACGTAGCAGGCCATAACACAAATAAATTTGTTCCTGGAATGGTCGTTACTGTTGAACCTGGTATTTATGTACCAGAACTAGTTGGCGTTCGTATTGAAGATGACATTTTAGTTACAGAAGATGGTCATGAAGTTTTGACACACTATGAAAAATAAAGATTTTTAAGTAGAGAGCGCAAGAGAAATTGTATTTGCTGAAATTTTTTCGTTGCGCTTTGGCAAAAATTTGTATTTAGCAAATTTTTCATATAGATAGCTGCAGTCGTTGAAGTAAACAGGAGTTGAGACATGATGATATGGTCTCAACTCCTGTTTGTGTGGCAGTGCGGAGGACGTGGGGGTGAATCTAGACACTTCCCAAAAACTTGTGTCTAGATTACGTCTTTCCTCCCATTATCGCGCGATTTCAAAAATCTCCAGCACCTCTCCCGCCCATCTTTTCAAACCAAAAAAAGCCCCAACGCATTCTGTAAAACCCTAAACAGAATGGTTGGAGCTTAATTTATGATGTTTGTTGAGACAATTAATTATCGTCTCAATGACATCCCATTAATTTTAATAATAAAATTAAACTAATGCTTTATCTACTGGTGTATACGGAAGATCAAGTGCTTTAGCGACGCCTTCGTTTGTTACTTTGCCGTCGTAAACATTTAATCCTAATGATAATGGTTGGTTATCACGTAATGCATCTAAATAACCTTTGTTTGCAATTTGCAATGCATAAGGTAATGTTGCATTATTTAAACCAACTGTTGAAGTACGTGGAACCGCACCAGGCATGTTTGCAACTGCATAATGAACTACACCATGTTTGATATAAGTTGGATCATCATGAGTTGTCACATGGTCAGATGTTTCGAAGATTCCACCTTGGTCAATAGCGATATCAACCATAACAGAACCGTCTTTCATTTGTTTAACCATGTCTTCAGTAACTAATTTTGGAGCTTTAGCACCAGGAATTAATACTGCGCCGATTACAAAGTCACTGTTTACTACAGCTTCTTCAATATTTAATGGGTTAGACATGATAGTATTAACACGTCCATCAAATAAATCTTCAAGCTCTTGTAAACGTTTAGGGTTAACGTCTAAAATTGTTACGTTTGCGCCTAAACCTAAAGCGATCTTAGCAGCGTTTGTACCTGCTTGGCCACCACCGATAATTGTTACATTACCTTTAGGAACGCCAGGAATACCAGAAAGTAAGATACCTTTACCGCCATAGA
Coding sequences:
- a CDS encoding M24 family metallopeptidase is translated as MVKIDEIVKEIRNQDADAAWITTPLNVFYFSGYLSEPHERLLALLITAEGEQVLFVPKLEVEEVKASPFKGKIVGNADGEDPFKLVNYHFDKLLVENEHLTLKRQKELIDGFGVETFGDIDGAIKALRNVKTPEEIDKIKKAAELADKCIEIGVDFLKEGVTEKQVVRHIEYEIQTKYGVDQMSFDTMVLFGDHAASPHGIPGERTLKNDEYVLFDLGVVYEQYCSDMTRTVAFGTPDKKAKEVYDIVLKAEKEAINMIKPGVVIGDVDRKARGIIEEAGYGEYFLHRLGHGLGLEEHEYQDVAGHNTNKFVPGMVVTVEPGIYVPELVGVRIEDDILVTEDGHEVLTHYEK
- the ald gene encoding alanine dehydrogenase; translation: MKIGIPKEIKNNENRVGLSPSGVHALVEKGHTVLVEHTAGEGSFFTDEDYKAVGAEIVNSASEAWDVEMVIKVKEPIKEEYQYFREDLILFTYLHLANDKELTEKLAEKKVVAIAYETVQLPDNSLPLLTPMSEVAGRMAAQIGAQFLQKFYGGKGILLSGIPGVPKGNVTIIGGGQAGTNAAKIALGLGANVTILDVNPKRLQELEDLFDGRVNTIMSNPLNIEEAVVNSDFVIGAVLIPGAKAPKLVTEDMVKQMKDGSVMVDIAIDQGGIFETSDHVTTHDDPTYIKHGVVHYAVANMPGAVPRTSTVGLNNATLPYALQIANKGYLDALRDNQPLSLGLNVYDGKVTNEGVAKALDLPYTPVDKALV